One genomic window of Numida meleagris isolate 19003 breed g44 Domestic line chromosome 1, NumMel1.0, whole genome shotgun sequence includes the following:
- the DNAJB9 gene encoding dnaJ homolog subfamily B member 9 codes for MATTQSVFTFALCILMITELILATESYYDILGVPKNASDRQIKKAFHKLAMKYHPDKNKSPGAEAKFREIAEAYETLSDENKRREYDQFGRHRGQGNNGSPFHQSSFNFNFDDLFKDYDLFSQYSRSKKHFENHFRSHREAHNRQRRSFQEFSFGGGLFDDVFENMEKMFSFSDFENAHRHAVRTDNRFHGSSKHCRTVTQRRGNMVTTYTDCSGQ; via the exons ATGGCAACTACACAATCTGTCTTCACATTTGCTCTCTGCATTTTAATGATAACTGAGCTAATACTGGCTACAGAGAGCTATTACGATATCTTAGGAGTTCCGAAAAATGCATCTGACCGCCAGATCAAGAAGGCCTTTCACAAACTGGCCATGAAATACCACCCAGATAAAAATAAGAGTCCCGGTGCAGAAGCGAAATTTAGAGAAATCGCTGAAG caTATGAAACGTTATCAGATGAGAACAAACGAAGAGAATATGATCAGTTTGGCCGTCACAGAGGACAAGGAAATAATGGAAGCCCATTTCATCAGTCATCTTTTAACTTCAACTTCGATGATCTGTTCAAAGACTATGACCTCTTCAGTCAATACTCGCGGTCGaaaaagcactttgaaaatCACTTCCGAAGTCATCGGGAAGCTCACAATCGGCAGAGACGTTCTTTCCAGGAGTTCTCCTTTGGaggtggactgtttgatgatgtgtttgaaaacatggaaaagatgttttcttttagtgACTTTGAAAATGCACACCGACACGCAGTGCGAACTGATAACAGGTTCCACGGATCCAGTAAGCACTGCAGGACTGTCACTCAGAGACGAGGAAACATGGTTACTACATACACAGACTGCTCTGGGCAAtag
- the THAP5 gene encoding THAP domain-containing protein 5 — MPRYCAASCCKNRGGQSARDQRKLSFYPFPLHDKERLEKWLRNMKRDAWTPSKHQLLCSDHFTPDSLDVRWGIRYLKHTAVPTIFSSPDDEEKDSSQNSPEEIKREDLEETTKNVESKKVPVSLELCTPKKSPVTAENPDKKAEVICSALLSEPLHVQKLQLENREDFETDSVILENSSQQHIHQPEPVLVAAAVQNMEATDVHASVEVPVSCTATVLQFSDPDYLNSPLKLKNTLGSITDYSLENPNSHVVGCSVEVQPTTENAVLVSTVTQTIEQFNGSEESVIAIIVPAESPKEPEITNTSFLPIKQEFLDAEEGETDNSVHMNAYNGIEILQTEHSYCKQDIDREHLWQKISKLHSKITLLEMQEVKTLGRLRSLEALIGQLKQENLLSEEKLKIVENCFTTLEVTMIQ; from the exons ATGCCGCGGTATTGTGCCGCGTCCTGCTGCAAGAACCGCGGCGGGCAGAGCGCCAGGGACCAGCGCAAGCTCAGCTTCTATCC atttccACTTCATGATAAAGAGAGACTTGAGAAATGGTTGCGGAATATGAAACGGGATGCGTGGACTCCAAGTAAGCACCAGCTTCTGTGCAGTGATCATTTTACCCCTGATTCCCTTGATGTGCGATGGGGTATAAGATACTTGAAACATACAGCTGTACCAACaattttctcttccccagatGATGAG GAAAAAGACTCTTCTCAGAACAGCCCAGAAGAGATAAAGAGAGAAGACCTGGAAGAAACCACTAAAAATGTAGAGTCCAAGAAAGTACCTGTATCACTTGAACTTTGTACACCAAAGAAAAGTCCTGTAACTGCAGAAAACCCAgataaaaaagcagaagtaatttGCTCAGCTCTGTTGAGTGAACCTTTACATGTGCAGAAACTACAacttgaaaacagagaagactTTGAGACAGACAGTGTCATTCTTGAAAATTCATCTCAGCAGCATATACATCAACCTGAGCCTGTTTTAGTGGCAGCAGCAGTCCAGAACATGGAAGCTACTGATGTTCATGCTTCTGTAGAAGTCCCAGTAAGTTGTACAGCTACAGTCTTGCAATTTTCAGACCCTGACTACTTGAATTCAcctctgaaactgaaaaatactttaggTTCAATTACTGACTATTCACTTGAAAATCCCAACTCTCATGTTGTAGGCTGTTCTGTTGAAGTGCAGCCAAcaactgaaaatgcagttttggtCAGTACAGTCACACAAACTATTGAACAATTCAATGGAAGTGAGGAATCCGTCATTGCTATCATCGTACCAGCTGAGAGTCCAAAAGAGCCTGAAATAACAAACACATCTTTCCTGCCTATTAAACAAGAATTTCTTGACGCAGAAGAAGGGGAAACAGATAATTCTGTGCATATGAATGCATATAATGGAATTGAAATATTACAAACTGAGCATTCATACTGCAAACAAGACATAGACAGGGAACATCTCTGGCAAAAAATTTCAAAGCTCCACTCTAAGATAACTCTACTTGAAATGCAGGAGGTAAAAACTTTGGGGAGACTCAGGTCCTTGGAAGCTCTTATTGGACAACTGAAGcaagaaaatctgctttctgaagaaaagctcAAGATCGTAGAAAACTGCTTCACAACGCTTGAAGTGACTATGATACAGTAA